One Danio rerio strain Tuebingen ecotype United States chromosome 7, GRCz12tu, whole genome shotgun sequence genomic window, TAGCAGATTAAAGTAATTAGTGGCGGTTCTAGCTTAAATTGCACCCTGGGCGAATCACCCCATGTACACCCCTCAACCATCTCAAACAATCCTAAATgtaggaagggcttcaaaatttacccctaagaattgagacagcactacagcacctgcacatgtcatcatatgtcattgcttCATATGGGATCAGACAATcatgactgctgtagtgattccagttgttttatttatttatttattttatcttctggatatcactgaaggcatatattatgttatcataacgatctaatgtggcaataagatcttaactgtactgtgtatttatacagtgacaatattcatctatgtaaacacacaaaaacaacaataacattatagcagacactgtaaaaagcccattgacagccactagacttttctgacagggtattcgagtgtcattgagtgacagaatgttgtgggactgctgtacaggagttatgattatggattatagattgcgaaatttagtaatttttattttagcggttttttttttaagcatgatggtaaaacacaattGCGGTAttgaatatattataatatatagtattatattatatataatactcCTTACTTCCTGGTGgagctgtggctggtgtattctgggaaattttcttaccaaTTGGTTTAGAGTGTGgttctgaaaaatcttcgtttgaatgggtgtataccccttgcccttagccctacgcctttaagTTAAAGAGAATCGGGACACCACTACCCTTTCATGGgcatgcgcaaaacgaggggtagggggaaaaggaagggctaaggggtagaattgggattggttCTAAGTCTTACCTCCCCCTCCTTTCTGTTTCATAGCCATAattagtcaaaataagatcaaCATTATAGTATAAGCTTCAGTTTTGTAAACTTGCAAAACTTGGTGCGTGACGACACCTCATGTCATAAAAGTAACAGAAAAGGCCTTTACAGGgcatgagcagtgcatattttATCGGCGTGCATGCGTCAGgttgctttcaccagcgttgttTCGGTTAAGAGTAACAAACTTGCATGTGCAAAAGGGGCCAATCGCAATCACACACTAACATCTTTATCCTGGTATAAGCactataaattaatacatttgcataaagtaaattgCATCTCTCAAAGcttaccatgtttttttttttttgaagggttTTTTTGGCACCATCTCCTTGTGCCGCCCCCAGCAAGATGCCCCTTTGCGATCACTCAAATTGCCCATCCCTGAATCCGCCACTGAAAGTAATCATGAGTGTCCCAAAAAAGATATGTTTTATCACATTTAAAGATAAAATCAAAGATAAAAACATCCTATGCCAATCCTAATCCAAACCTGTCATAAACCTGTCATCACATGTGCAAACGTAACCAAGACTGGTCAAACAGCCACCAATCAATTTTACTGTTAGAAAGGCAAATGGAGATGGATTTGagtaaagaaacaacaacaacaataaaaactcttaacaaaaacaaacgtgAATTAATgcaaaatgatttattaacaggaattaacaaaaaaatgaacagtTCCATAACCTGTGAACTAATACAGGTATGTGGAGAATTGTCTCAGTTTTCCAGTCTTATTGGCCTGAGTGTTTATTTTTGAGCCTTGCTGTGTCTGCCTTTTGACAGCTGCAACATGTTGAATGCTAACTGCGCGTCTGACAGCCCTAAAGATGATAATGATAAGCTGTAGATTTCTATCAACACTGCACCAGCATCACCGACTCTTTAATCAAGTCATTAAGCAATTCTCATTTCAGATTGCATGAGTTATTTAAAAGGCTTTGGTTTGATGAGGCTTGTCTCTTCTGACAGATTTCCTGGAGGAGGAAGAGGGTGTCGACCCAGAGGAGGCAATCAATTCCAGCAACCGGCCAGTCAAGAGAAGCGGCCCGTCCTATCAGACATCAAGGATTACAGCAGCCACCGCCTCCTCAAAGCCTGATAGATTAGACGGGGGTTCAAAGAGCTCCGTCTTTCAGCAAGAGAAGCAGTACGTTCAGTTTAAAGAGCAAGAGAGGAGTAAAAAAAGAACGAAAGGGGAAAGGTTTTATAGACACTCTCAGGTGGTGGATGATGAAATGACAGAAATAAGACAGGTGAAAGGGAGTACAGGTGTGCTAGAGTCTCAAAGCGGCTCTCTAAATGAACAGACGGGACCAAGTGAGGAAAATGGGGACTCCCAAACACTTTCTCTGGTTCAGAGAGGGCGTTCTTTGGCATGGGTGCTGCCTGACCCTGCACTGCAGAGCGAAAGTAAACTGATTGAAACTGCCAGCCCAACTGTGAAAGAAAGATCTCCCTTTAAGCTTCCTCATCTCTATGTCCTGGCTAATAGGATTTTAGGTAACGCAGGTAAGCCTGTGGTGGAGAAAGAATCTAATAGCAATAAAATTTACATTACAAGACCTCGTCCGCCAGTAAGCAGACCCAAACCTCCTGTGGAAGTGTTTCCCGGGGTCTTTCTTTACCAATCTAGGAAGTCCAAGAGGCTTGTGGATTTGAGTTCAAAATGGAGGTCCTTAAAAACACAAGCTGCTGCTTCTGCCCCCTGGGCGAACTTCCCCTTAATGGACCACAAGACTTCCACCCAATCTGCCCTGTTAAAGCAAAGCCATCTCTCCTCGCCCACAGAGCCTGGGCCTCATAATAAGGGTGACCCTACAGCCTCCATATCAGATCCAGACAGCGTGCCCCCATCAAGCTCAGAAAAAAGAGACCACCCTGGGCTAAACTCCAGCAGCCAGCCTCCGGAGGAAGAGCCAACAAAGATCTCGGAGATGGCAGAGGGATTGGACGTGGCTCCTCAGAGCAGGGGTCTTGAAGAAGGAGAGATGTCGGAGTACAGTTATGAGGAGGCTGAGGTGAGGCCACACTTGGCAGAGGAGGCTATCAACTGGCAGCGCACCTTCAGCGTAAACCCAGTGGACTTTGAGTTACTGCGGTCAGACTGGAATGACCTGAGGTGTAACGTCTCCGGGAATCTGCAGCTCGCAGAGAACGAGGTCATTGACGTGATCTCGCAGTTCATGGAGAGGCTGAACGAGAGGAATAGAGGGTAAGCCTGTGTTGGTCAAGAGCGGTCATGCATCAGTGTCAACAAGTTTGGTCACTTCTCTATGTCCCCCTAAATACTGTAtgttagggatgtcccgatcaggtttattTGCCCTCGAgttcgagtcatttgattttaagtaCCTACCGATACCAAAGCCCAATCCGAtatttctataatacataaaaaaattcaaatctaGGTTCTGTGTGCTCCATAAGCATAAGAAATGCAGGGTTCTCAACAAAGTAGAATGGCACGTTACTCATTGTGATCATTCGGCTGTGATGTCCCTGTCACAGGGCATTTTTCTCTCCTCTTCAAACTCTCCTGCAGTGTGAGCTGACTTGTCTTCGGTTGCCTGCATGGGCAAACTCACTGTAGTGTGTCGGGTGTTTGTTTTTAAGGtgctgtaatgaagtttacggccctttggccgccgggaaaaaggaggcggagaaccgacgcaggtttaaaatatttattaataataatgacggcagctcctcacggagactgccatttaaaccaaaacaaacagttATCCACTTacgtgtatccacttacgcggtggcctcaccccgttcccacggctctcggccacgccccctcgccacaggtGCCTTATTTGGTTTGTTGTGTTAATTGTAGCTTTTTTCTGTCCACCTCtagcaatcccaagtttacatatctcacagtttgctatggcaatgttgtcatcatcaactttattgtacctccagactgcagacatactcacgctttccgcttcaagctgtttccgtgttctactttgccagcatttaaccaatagtgtccctgcaacaaagtgatgtcatgccgcacacgttgctgtttctgtgtgaagtcaagaaagaggtgtAACTCTGTGCTACCCCATAActataaatagtatatatatatatatatatatatatatatatatatatatatatatatatatatatatatatatatatatatatatataaaccgaGTGATCTGGACATTCCTACTGTATGTAATTGTTGAATAATAGAATAatgaaaatggcattttaaaaactgCAAGAGGTTGTCTCTCTTCTGTATGTGCGCACTAATCAACTGCAAAAGACAACAATTCACAGGGAAAGTGACTGACTAATCAACTTTGAGTCATTTATGTTGCTATATCTTGTTATCCATATACAAAACAAGTAAATTACAAagctaaataaatgcaaacagtTTTATGAGAAAAGCCTATCCAAGTTCAAATGGCTGTATCCAATATATCCACTTGTTTAAGTGAGCTTAACCTCCTGTGTATGTCATAAACTATCCAGTTGTCTGCTTATATTACACATTTGTGCATTAATAGTGATTTTTGATCGATCACTACATATGAATCAGTCATGACTGAGTACACTTTGCAAACAGTCAgcagctgtttaaaaaaaagtatgtcTGTTACGTTCATATAACAACCTGATTAttaatcttttattaataaaagtaatggcttcagtaatatatatatatatatatatatatatatatatatatatatatatatatatatatatatatatatatatatatttatatatatatatatatatatatatatatatatatatatatatatatatatatatatatttaacatacaGCATTAACAATGACAAAGTGAATGATATAGGACCTAAAAATGAAGTCATCCTGAATGTACAGTATATTAGATCAGAAAGTCCGGTCCTCTGGACCCCCTGTCGCGCacattttgtgtgtgtctttTATTTAACACAGAAGGATCAGGTCATGGATCTTTTTGTTAAGGAGTGCAGGGCAGGGGGTCCCCAGGACTGGCATGATGAACCActagattattaaatgttaaagtgGGGCCCCTAAAAGCATAAATGTAAATGGCCCCTGCCTGATCCCAACCCTGGAAAAATGTCATACTACTTCTTCGCAGTGTGCTCTGTTTTAAATCATTCTTGCCTACATGGCTGTTCAACCACAAATAATTCTTAGTTCACTGAAAATCTGGCACTTTACAGCAGAGCTTTTTAATGTAATTGTGCCATAATACATTCACTCAGTCTGCTCTTACATCACAACATGTCTCCATTGCCTACAGAGCAGTTCACCCAaagatttcagtttttttttttttactcacttgctccttttttttcaaataaatgtttttttttttgcattaaatagatgtacctttcaaaataaaaatgcctTTTAAACTCAGTCAACCTCTATTGATATAACACCTTACTATAACCAAGGTTGAACAATGTGCTTTACACCAGTAAAACAAATTATACAATGCAACTAAAAAGCAGACAATGCAAAACAATATAAGAAACATCAATAACAtacaataaacattaaaacagaGAGAAGTGTCCGTGCTATGCATTAAAAGCCAAATTAAACATGTGGGTCTTATGCTTGGCTTTAAAAGTCAAGTCTTATTAGTCGTAACAGtaccattgttattatttttttttaattagtataATTTTTGTGTCAttgcaattacaaaaaatattatttttattttaaacatttattttgaacatatttattttgcagtttAAAAGATATTCACATTAATTGGACATCATTaatgttgactttttttaatCGTACATTAATTTGTATGaaaaattgtattttgttaattAGCCCTTTGATTATTTAACAATCAGCAAACTGCTAACTATTATTACAGGAACAAAGAAttgaaaaaaagaacaatttGTTATAATTTAAACACTGCATCTCACTTGCAATGCGAACATTTAAAGGGCtgatctagagcaggggttctcaacttttTTCACTTTGAGGCCCACCTCActctctgaaaatattttttgaatgcCCTAATTGATTGActggaaaaaaatgcttattttaaagctttaaacatttattttgcacattattattcattaatttttctacataattttagtaaaaaagaaataaataaaaataaacgaactaataataataagcctGACAGAAAACTACTAATAAACCCGACAGAACAACAGGAGATGGCAAAAAATCTCTTTTGACCTACTATtcatattcattaaaaataaatgtaaaacaccaTAAAAACACACTAAATCGGTTGAAACACATCGATCTGAAGGTGGTTGGGTTTGTAGCTGGACATTATTGAAGTTTactgacaggaacagtgaaccACTGTTCACTGAAACACCACCGAGTCTCGCTGAATCCTACTGTATGGGCACGCGTCCATTATAAAACACTCGCAGGACATTTATTTGGACAACTATAGggatattttaaagtgttcacaCAAACAGAGCATGCATAGTTTGTGAATCAACAGACTTGTGCGACTCTAATACAGTACGAGTCGCAGACGTGAGGCACGCGCAAGCTGGTTATTACAACTCTAATCATTGTTACCTTTACATTTGCATGACGGTTTGATTTATACAACTGAGGACGTAGTCCTAGTTGAAGTGCATTGGTTGGAAATTTAAGCCACAGTCTGCATTTAACAGTGAGGCGGTTTTTGCACCGAGCCCATTAGTTTATTTAATCACAGAAAATGGGAAATGCCATTACTACTATAATTTTTTAAGacatatttattaatgaaatcaaataattatagtataatatttaagttaatcTTAAGCTAGCTCGCGGCCCACCTGCACAATCGCTGAGGCCCACCAGTTGAGAATCCCTGttttagagtgtttttttttaggcttggttgtgtttataagatgcaaagcaatgtgtgctcatgcttcatttgtaaaaaatcatgttattttttcagatAACTTActttcagaatcagttttattacCAAGTTTTAGTGTGTACAAATGTgcatgagaaagtattgcattgtttaTTGTTATAAGATGACCATATAAGGTGTACTTTGATTGTGTACAGCTAGCTACTCGGCTAACATGAACACAATGGTCacatttcctagttcctctgaaaggcccgccctcaagaggctctgattggtcagctaacataatgtgctgtaattTATTGTCAGtaagagtagctgttagccgtatcagtttgagcctgaatcagacagaaaatgaaaaggacacagctgaacctcacgcttGCTCTCTAAAAtacaatctgacaagtgtcttttctatatatttgggttataagcatgtgtacagtaagtaatatgaaacattcgTATGTCTTTCGCGAGTTTGTTTTTTAAGAGTATTTTGAGAGTAGAGCGCAGGGAAAGtggccgcatagagagacactgcagtgctgctgaagattgtttctgtttacagcagtttaactgataaatatgaatttgtagctaaactgTTAGCGGGGCAAAACAGCATGtctcattgtttacatccttgtttacgtcctcgctacaacataccgttaacactagaaactatgcatgtaatagatcaactttagcaaataaaaacacttaggctacaggttgtggctcacaatccacagcttctgctaTTATGATTGGAGGAGTTTTAGCCAAATCAAGCACTGAACTAGGAGAGATTCTGGAGGCTCTCCTTTGTcgaatgctagctatatattttaataattcactggaacataattaaaattaaactgtaagcatttCTGTCTTTgagtcgtgtcctttggaagcccaaatacagataCAGAACAAGCTCtttggaaatagcagcgtttggacagcattattagctttctctgctacattacagtgcctctggccacacccctttgCTGCGCAGAGTGTATGTGCATGGTGAATGCACGTAACCTGAAGTGCTTTTAATCTCACTAACCTGGATGTATTTTCTTGTAGTTCCTTTTGCTTTGAACTTTGAACATATTATATTCATAGATGTTGTTCATGTctgctacattacacatcaactaaagtttaaaatatgatatcgaagtggaccacccctttgaaAGCTTATCAGCAAAGCTTAACAGCAAAGAGCATTCTTTTAATGGTATGCATAATTATAGAGAGACTGGAAAATGCTATTTAAGAATAACTTACGACACAGCTTTACTATTAACACAGACTTTAGTAAAgaggaataaataataaaaaatacttctttatgttgtacttttttttttcctactgagCCTGGAGCTCAAGTTAAACACCATCTTTAAAATTCTAACCTTGCGCTGAAACAGTCTGAAGTCTCATGCTGCTAAGCACTCTCTCAGCGGGTTATTTTATGCTGCTTTATCATAACAAATGGAAAAGCTTTATTACTTCTGACACAACAAGATTAAACAGAGTGTGTGGTGTTACAGTATGTGAATATATTTCACATGAACATATTCCTCATTGTCTCATTTGAATTCACTCTATCTATTCTACAGTACCTCTCTTACTCTCGTTTTCTCACAGTTTCCTCTTTTTGCCTCACTGTTAGGATCTACACTCTGGCTCGGATTGTGAATGTAGAGAAGCGGAGAGATTCAGCCAGGGGCAACCGTTATTTGGTGGAGCTGTTGTTGATGGAGGGAGGGAAAAGACTGGTGCGTCTGTCTGAATACATCTATTTGCTGTTGCACCGCAGTCGATTTGAAGAGGGCATTGAGAGCAGAGAGGGAACTGTGCCCTCGTCCCATCGTACACCATCCAAAATCCCACTGCCCAGTGGGTCTAGTGCCCAAACACACACCACCACACCCTGGAGTACCAGCTGGGCCAAACCCTTGCTCTGCCAGCCTATTATGTTACAATGGAGACATGATGTGATGGTACACTTTGTAGTACCAGGTACAGTATGTCAATTGAAAAGCTCTTGTTTATTCCGATTTTTGGGATATCAAAATAATTCGCcctgctgtgat contains:
- the b4galnt4b gene encoding N-acetyl-beta-glucosaminyl-glycoprotein 4-beta-N-acetylgalactosaminyltransferase 1 isoform X2, giving the protein MNSVHHIPQTLASHSLALQIYHRTETHTADMLKPDPRDTFYKIPMIDQSRLENVLPSCVYSPTYVVKDFPIARYQGLQFVYLSYVYPNDFTRLTHMEKTNKCFYRESPVYLEKFGFYKYMKMDEEEDDQPVFFPKPDDFLEEEEGVDPEEAINSSNRPVKRSGPSYQTSRITAATASSKPDRLDGGSKSSVFQQEKQYVQFKEQERSKKRTKGERFYRHSQVVDDEMTEIRQVKGSTGVLESQSGSLNEQTGPSEENGDSQTLSLVQRGRSLAWVLPDPALQSESKLIETASPTVKERSPFKLPHLYVLANRILGNAGKPVVEKESNSNKIYITRPRPPVSRPKPPVEVFPGVFLYQSRKSKRLVDLSSKWRSLKTQAAASAPWANFPLMDHKTSTQSALLKQSHLSSPTEPGPHNKGDPTASISDPDSVPPSSSEKRDHPGLNSSSQPPEEEPTKISEMAEGLDVAPQSRGLEEGEMSEYSYEEAEVRPHLAEEAINWQRTFSVNPVDFELLRSDWNDLRCNVSGNLQLAENEVIDVISQFMERLNERNRGIYTLARIVNVEKRRDSARGNRYLVELLLMEGGKRLVRLSEYIYLLLHRSRFEEGIESREGTVPSSHRTPSKIPLPSGSSAQTHTTTPWSTSWAKPLLCQPIMLQWRHDVMVHFVVPVKNQARWVQQFISDMELLHRETKDENFSVIIVDFQSDDMDVEQALKESTVPRYEYLKREGNFERSSGLQMGVDTIEDSHSIVFLCDLHIHFPHNILESIRKHCVEGRLAFAPIVMRLDCGSSPLEPDGFWEVNGFGLFGIYKSDFDKIGGMNTEEFKDHWGGEDWELLDRVLQNGLEVERLRLRNFYHYFHSKRGMWNVPVKRASQG